In Perca fluviatilis chromosome 18, GENO_Pfluv_1.0, whole genome shotgun sequence, one genomic interval encodes:
- the lin28b gene encoding protein lin-28 homolog B isoform X1 has translation MAEGGPGKGGGEDPAKSAEQEDRTRPQILSGSGFCKWFNVRMGFGFISMTSSEGSPVDPPLDVFVHQSKLVMEGFRSLKEGEQVEFTYKKSCKGLESLRVTGPGGGPCAGSERRPKGKVPLQKRKPKGDRNIMIHTHQSWLHPTKAEYICYNCGGLDHHAKECGLPPQPKKCHYCQSITHMVAQCPHKALAPATGSQDQHASTSAFSPGTGPYLCPPEEEERATSSPLEGSSSSPEEPHTHRGPRTQRWRKS, from the exons ATGGCCGAAG GAGGGCCGGGTAAAGGTGGCGGAGAAGACCCCGCCAAGTCCGCCGAGCAGGAGGACCGGACTCGACCTCAGATCCTGTCGGGATCGGGCTTCTGCAAATGGTTCAACGTCCGGATGGGCTTTGGATTTATCTCAATGACCAGCAGCGAAGGGAGCCCCGTTGACCCCCCTCTGGATGTTTTCGTCCACCAA AGCAAACTGGTGATGGAGGGCTTCCGCAGCTTAAAGGAGGGTGAGCAGGTGGAGTTCACCTATAAGAAGTCCTGTAAGGGCCTGGAGTCCCTGCGGGTGACCGGACCTGGTGGGGGACCCTGCGCAGGCAGCGAGAGAAGACCCAAAGGGAAGGTCCCACTCCAGAAACGCAAACCAAAGGGAGACCG GAATATAATGATTCATACGCACCAGTCTTGGCTTCATCCAACAAAAGCTGAATATAT CTGTTATAACTGTGGAGGTCTGGATCACCATGCCAAGGAGTGTGGCCTGCCCCCCCAGCCAAAGAAATGCCACTACTGCCAGAGCATCACGCACATGGTGGCTCAGTGTCCCCACAAGGCGCTGGCGCCCGCCACAGGCTCTCAGGACCAACATGCGTCTACCTCGGCCTTCAGCCCAGGGACCGGGCCCTACCTCTGCCccccagaggaggaggagcgcgCCACCTCGTCTCCCCTGGAGggctcctcctcttcccctgAGGAGCCCCATACACACCGCGGCCCCCGGACCCAGAGGTGGAGGAAATCCTGA
- the lin28b gene encoding protein lin-28 homolog B isoform X2, with the protein MAEGGPGKGGGEDPAKSAEQEDRTRPQILSGSGFCKWFNVRMGFGFISMTSSEGSPVDPPLDVFVHQSKLVMEGFRSLKEGEQVEFTYKKSCKGLESLRVTGPGGGPCAGSERRPKGKVPLQKRKPKGDRCYNCGGLDHHAKECGLPPQPKKCHYCQSITHMVAQCPHKALAPATGSQDQHASTSAFSPGTGPYLCPPEEEERATSSPLEGSSSSPEEPHTHRGPRTQRWRKS; encoded by the exons ATGGCCGAAG GAGGGCCGGGTAAAGGTGGCGGAGAAGACCCCGCCAAGTCCGCCGAGCAGGAGGACCGGACTCGACCTCAGATCCTGTCGGGATCGGGCTTCTGCAAATGGTTCAACGTCCGGATGGGCTTTGGATTTATCTCAATGACCAGCAGCGAAGGGAGCCCCGTTGACCCCCCTCTGGATGTTTTCGTCCACCAA AGCAAACTGGTGATGGAGGGCTTCCGCAGCTTAAAGGAGGGTGAGCAGGTGGAGTTCACCTATAAGAAGTCCTGTAAGGGCCTGGAGTCCCTGCGGGTGACCGGACCTGGTGGGGGACCCTGCGCAGGCAGCGAGAGAAGACCCAAAGGGAAGGTCCCACTCCAGAAACGCAAACCAAAGGGAGACCG CTGTTATAACTGTGGAGGTCTGGATCACCATGCCAAGGAGTGTGGCCTGCCCCCCCAGCCAAAGAAATGCCACTACTGCCAGAGCATCACGCACATGGTGGCTCAGTGTCCCCACAAGGCGCTGGCGCCCGCCACAGGCTCTCAGGACCAACATGCGTCTACCTCGGCCTTCAGCCCAGGGACCGGGCCCTACCTCTGCCccccagaggaggaggagcgcgCCACCTCGTCTCCCCTGGAGggctcctcctcttcccctgAGGAGCCCCATACACACCGCGGCCCCCGGACCCAGAGGTGGAGGAAATCCTGA